Proteins encoded within one genomic window of Triticum aestivum cultivar Chinese Spring chromosome 2D, IWGSC CS RefSeq v2.1, whole genome shotgun sequence:
- the LOC123051394 gene encoding protein trichome birefringence-like 28 — translation MLRRKSPFAAAPAAAKQGEGEEAPARRPGAPLSLAGLLVSIFLVAIFLYNEDSAAVKAPIAADAAAGDFPLAGASRARSAPDLHLLHEVNPRPQQQQQEGNGEEEGQRRHVEQVESRRKASDGDRVDAPARADKRAAPATTTTATPPPSSGGNTSTTSSRAAVAAPEPAACNLYQGWWTYDAEASQVPLYREAECEFLTEQVTCMRNGRRDDSYQRWRWQPSSCDLPRFDARVLLERLRNKRLMFVGDSLNRNQWESMVCLVSSAIPARDKKSLAKFVGPNGSLNVFRAAEYNATVEFYWAPFLVSSNSDDPQAHSVADRVIAWRSIAKHARHWRAAHLLVFNTYIWWLNNFEMKVLKNPRAMPDKYTLVDRPVAYKEVLKTWAKWVDRHVDPGRTKVFFMGMSPNHGVPEAWGGGPGAIKCAMETQPILNHTGPLYIGTDWRLHGAAEAVLRTMRRVPVHLVDITALSEFRKDAHTSVHTLRQGKLLTPEQQADPRTYADCIHWCLPGLPDTWNHFLYAQIVAAPPPPPAQAQPLPQSSSSSL, via the exons atgctGCGCCGGAAGTCGCCGTTCGCGGCGGCGCCTGCGGCCGCCAagcagggggagggggaggaggcgccCGCGCGCAGGCCCGGCGCGCCGCTCTCGCTCGCGGGCCTCCTCGTCTCCATCTTCCTCGTCGCCATCTTCCTCTACAACGAGGACTCCGCCGCCGTCAAGGcccccatcgccgccgacgccgcggcCGGGGACTTCCCGCTCGCCGGGGCCTCGCGCGCCCGgtccgcccccgacctccacctCCTCCACGAGGTCAACCCCCGcccccagcagcagcagcaagagggGAACGGCGAGGAGGAGGGGCAGCGTCGCCATGTGGAGCAGGTGGAGAGCAGGAGGAAAGCGAGCGACGGCGACAGGGTGGACGCGCCCGCGAGAGCAGACAAGCGGGCCGCCCCCGCCACGACGACGACCGCGACGCCTCCTCCCAGCAGCGGCGGCAACACCAGCACCACGAGCAgcagagcggcggtggcggcgccggagCCGGCGGCGTGCAACCTGTACCAGGGGTGGTGGACGTACGACGCGGAGGCGTCGCAGGTGCCGCTGTACCGCGAGGCGGAGTGCGAGTTCCTGACGGAGCAGGTGACGTGCATGCGCAACGGCCGGCGCGACGACTCGTACCAGCGGTGGCGCTGGCAGCCCTCCTCCTGCGACCTCCCCAG GTTCGACGCGCGGGTGCTGCTGGAGCGGCTGCGGAACAAGAGGCTGATGTTCGTGGGGGACTCGCTGAACCGGAACCAGTGGGAGTCGATGGTGTGCCTGGTGTCGTCGGCGATCCCTGCGCGGGACAAGAAGTCCCTGGCCAAGTTCGTCGGGCCCAACGGCTCTCTCAACGTGTTCAGGGCGGCGGAGTACAACGCGACGGTGGAGTTCTACTGGGCGCCGTTCCTGGTGAGCTCCAACTCGGACGACCCGCAGGCGCACAGCGTGGCGGACCGCGTGATCGCGTGGCGGTCCATCGCCAAGCACGCCCGGCACTGGCGCGCCGCCCACTTGCTCGTCTTCAACACCTACATCTGGTGGCTCAACAACTTCGAGATGAAAGTGCT GAAGAACCCTCGGGCGATGCCGGACAAGTACACGCTGGTGGACCGGCCGGTGGCGTACAAGGAGGTGCTCAAGACGTGGGCCAAGTGGGTGGACCGGCACGTCGACCCCGGCCGGACCAAGGTCTTCTTCATGGGCATGTCGCCCAACCACGGCGT gccGGAGGCGTGGGGCGGGGGGCCGGGCGCCATCAAGTGCGCCATGGAGACGCAGCCGATCCTCAACCACACGGGCCCGCTCTACATCGGCACCGACTGGCGGCTGCACGGCGCGGCGGAGGCGGTGCTGCGCACCATGCGCCGCGTGCCCGTCCACCTCGTCGACATCACCGCGCTCTCCGAGTTCCGCAAGGACGCGCACACCTCCGTGCACACGCTCAGGCAGGGGAAGCTGCTGACCCCCGAGCAGCAGGCCGACCCGCGCACCTACGCCGACTGCATCCACTGGTGCCTCCCGGGCCTCCCCGACACCTGGAACCACTTCCTCTACGCCCAGATCGtcgccgcccctccgccgccgccggcgcagGCGCAGCCCCTTCcgcagtcgtcgtcgtcgtcgttgtag